In the genome of Oligoflexus sp., the window ACCCTCGGTGATGATGCAGAACAAGGTTCTTATAAAATCGTCGACGGCGTCCTTTATCTTTCCGAAGACGGCACCGAGTTCGACACGATCGGCCCACGCAAGTAAGATAGCCTTCTTTTCTAACCGCGGTCCAAAGCTGTCCCACCTGGGACAGCTCCGCCCCCTTATCTAGCCTATAAATTCAATTCTTTCAGCTATTTAACTTTGGTCCTCTTCCTGCTTTGGAAGTGGGGCAGGTGAACTTTCCCTTCCCATCAAACCAAAGGATGAACCCATGAGTTTTATGCAAGAAACCCGCGACCGTCCCCGGACCACCATGCAGGATGGCGAGCTGCTTGTCCGTGTGCGTTACATTGCGGAAGTTGTGGCCACCAAATGCGCAGGCTATCAAACTGGAGATCTGATCGAGGGTCAGGCGGCCCTTGAGGAATACAGTATCCTTGAGGCGAACCAGGTGCGGCGTCTCGGAGAACAGTGGCTGAGCCGGTCGAGCCGTATTCTGCGCTTTGAAAAAATCATCCTGGATCAGGAATTACTGCTGGTATCCTATGATGGGCAGGAGGTGGAGCTGACGCGTAAGGAATATCTTCTTTTGAAGCTGCTCCTCGAAAATCCCCAAAAGGTCTTCACCCGCGATGAGCTTTTGGATCTGGTCTGGGGCTATGAATGCTATCCCGTGACACGGACGGTGGATAATCATATCCTGCATCTCAGACAAAAGCTGGGAGCCCACCTTTTTGAAACTGTGCGCGGCGTGGGCTATCGTTTAACCTCACGTGAGGCTATCGGCATGGGTTAAGGAAGGGCTCGTGAGCACTTCAACGAGATCCTGCTCTTTAATGGGTTTGCAGATGAAGGCACGAATGCCGCGATTCCAGCATTTTTCTTTCTCCAGAGGCGTGGCGCTGGCGGTCATGGCTACGAAGCGAAGCGTGTCCTTGCCCAGGACCTGAGCCTTTTCAACAAGCTCATAGCCATCCATGATCGGCATGCGTAGATCGGTAAAGACGATGTCGTAGGCTTTGTTTTGAATAAGCTCCAAAGCCTCACGCGCATCCCTGGCCAGATCGGGCTCATAACCCAAATCGCGCAGAAGATCCGAGGCGACTTTGCGGTTGATGAAGTTATCATCGACGACCAGGATGCGTTGCGGATGCTCCTCGCCCAGAAGAGGACGCGGCTTCAAATCCGAAGAAGGCTCGGCACTCGGCGCCAGTTCAGGGAGGGTGAGCACAAGGGTGAACGTTGAACCCGCTCCGTACTGGCTTTTGACTTCAATGCGGCCCCCCATCAGTTCCGCCAGTTTTTTGGAAATGGCAAGTCCCAGCCCGGTCCCACCAAACGAACTGGCAATCCCAGGATGCGCCTGGGTATAGTCCTGAAAAAGATCCTTCAGTTGATCGGCAGCAATGCCAATGCCATTGTCGATGACATGAAGAGCGATGTGATGGTCGCCTGTTGCCAGGGCCTGGGATTGGAGCCGAATGATAACGCGGCCATGAGGCGAAAATTTGATGGCGTTGCTCAGAAGATTCAAAAGAATTTGTCCCATGCGTCCACGGTCGCCTTCCACCAGCGCTGGAACCTTGGGATCAATGTCCTGCTCCAGCTTAACATTCTGTTGGCTCGCATTCTCGCTGACAATGGCTATGGCTTCCTTGATCACCGCGCGAAGGTTCACGGGCCCCTTGTCGAGCTTCAACTTATTGGCCTCAATTTTCGAAAAATCAAGGATATCATTGATCAGACTCAGAAGACTCTTTCCGCAGTGGCTCACGTTCTGCACCATGTCTTGGGCCGTCGGGTCCAAATCCTTTTTCAAGAGCGAGGCTGTGATACCAATGACACCGTTCAAAGGTGTGCGAATCTCATGGCTCATGTGTGCGAGAAACGCGGATTTCGCGGCATCGGCATCGAGCGCTTTTTGGGTGGCCTGCCCGAGGTCACGGGTTCTTTCCTTAACCCGCAGCTCAAGCAGATCATTGGCCAGTTTTAATTTGACGAGGATAAAGAAAGTATAGACGGTAAGGGCGACGATGATTCCATAGAGCGTCTGCTCATAACGTTTTAGGGTCAACTTCAGCCGCTCCTGATCGGCGAGGAGATCGCGCTGAAGTCGGGCCAGCTGCCTATCCTGGGCGGGGTCTATCATCTGGACCACCTGCTGATCTATGCGCTCAGCCTGCTGAATCAAAAGTCTTGCGTGAGGCAGAATCTGATCCAGAATGGAAAGCGCGGGATTCGGCAGACGTTCCGCCTCGGCCGTGACCGCGGCCAGAAGCTTTTCGAGCTGCGGTCTTTTTTCAGGATGGGGACGGCTGAGAAAACCGCGCAATTGATTATGAAAGCGATTGAAGGCCAAAAGAAAGGCGGGATGATGGGATGCCGTCAGAGCCTGCATCAGCTCACCGATGATGACGCTGATATACTGCTCCGAATTCTTGTAAACGGAGATGCTGGTCTTAAAGGCCTCCACTT includes:
- a CDS encoding winged helix-turn-helix domain-containing protein; the protein is MSFMQETRDRPRTTMQDGELLVRVRYIAEVVATKCAGYQTGDLIEGQAALEEYSILEANQVRRLGEQWLSRSSRILRFEKIILDQELLLVSYDGQEVELTRKEYLLLKLLLENPQKVFTRDELLDLVWGYECYPVTRTVDNHILHLRQKLGAHLFETVRGVGYRLTSREAIGMG
- a CDS encoding ATP-binding protein, giving the protein MAPSRAMTKRSAWQLDIHWFLPLLLAIAALILLVLTLDHRMDEARISRSLERTDELSRLHVRLNTNILKSRLFYLDHFDGIALDQKQLLTISEELLDDVNPPRLDAARNLHELFRHKDEKVEAFKTSISVYKNSEQYISVIIGELMQALTASHHPAFLLAFNRFHNQLRGFLSRPHPEKRPQLEKLLAAVTAEAERLPNPALSILDQILPHARLLIQQAERIDQQVVQMIDPAQDRQLARLQRDLLADQERLKLTLKRYEQTLYGIIVALTVYTFFILVKLKLANDLLELRVKERTRDLGQATQKALDADAAKSAFLAHMSHEIRTPLNGVIGITASLLKKDLDPTAQDMVQNVSHCGKSLLSLINDILDFSKIEANKLKLDKGPVNLRAVIKEAIAIVSENASQQNVKLEQDIDPKVPALVEGDRGRMGQILLNLLSNAIKFSPHGRVIIRLQSQALATGDHHIALHVIDNGIGIAADQLKDLFQDYTQAHPGIASSFGGTGLGLAISKKLAELMGGRIEVKSQYGAGSTFTLVLTLPELAPSAEPSSDLKPRPLLGEEHPQRILVVDDNFINRKVASDLLRDLGYEPDLARDAREALELIQNKAYDIVFTDLRMPIMDGYELVEKAQVLGKDTLRFVAMTASATPLEKEKCWNRGIRAFICKPIKEQDLVEVLTSPSLTHADSLT